One Sediminicola sp. YIK13 DNA segment encodes these proteins:
- a CDS encoding VOC family protein: MSKVNPFHIAIPVHNLDECRTFYRDILNCEEGRSSDHWVDFSLFGHQLVIHYKPKSKEESLHTNPVDGKDVPVPHYGVVLDWDQFENFAEDLKSKKVKFVIEPYIRFAGQVGEQATMFFYDPAGNALEFKSFKDMGQLFAK, from the coding sequence ATGTCCAAAGTAAACCCATTTCACATTGCCATCCCCGTTCATAACCTAGACGAATGCCGAACCTTCTACAGGGATATCCTAAATTGTGAGGAAGGCCGTAGTAGTGACCATTGGGTAGATTTTAGCCTTTTTGGCCATCAGCTGGTGATACATTACAAACCCAAATCTAAAGAGGAATCATTGCATACCAATCCCGTAGACGGCAAGGACGTTCCTGTCCCTCATTATGGGGTGGTATTGGACTGGGACCAATTTGAGAATTTTGCTGAGGATTTAAAATCCAAAAAAGTTAAGTTTGTCATTGAGCCTTACATCAGGTTCGCAGGCCAAGTGGGCGAACAGGCGACCATGTTCTTCTATGATCCGGCAGGCAATGCTTTGGAGTTTAAATCTTTTAAAGATATGGGGCAGTTATTTGCAAAATAA
- a CDS encoding bifunctional 5,10-methylenetetrahydrofolate dehydrogenase/5,10-methenyltetrahydrofolate cyclohydrolase, with the protein MELLDGKKVSNQIKEEIAVEVSKMKERGEKVPHLAAIIVGNDGASLTYVGSKVRSCEKVGFESTLVKMPSTTSELELLKKIEELNENDDIDGFIVQLPLPPQIDTQKVLLAVDPDKDVDGFHPMNFGKMALDMSTFIPATPFGILELLERYNVDTKGKHTVVIGRSHIVGRPMSILMGRKGWPGNSTVTLTHSHTKNITQITSQADIIISALGVPNFLKAEMVKDDVVVIDVGITRVADDTKEKGYYITGDVDFENVSKKASFITPVPGGVGPMTIAMLLKNTLLARERHRGRK; encoded by the coding sequence ATGGAGCTATTGGACGGAAAGAAAGTTTCCAATCAGATTAAGGAGGAAATTGCCGTTGAGGTTTCCAAAATGAAGGAACGTGGAGAAAAGGTTCCGCATCTGGCAGCAATAATCGTTGGTAACGACGGTGCCAGTCTAACCTATGTGGGCAGTAAGGTACGTTCCTGTGAAAAGGTAGGATTCGAATCTACCTTGGTAAAAATGCCAAGTACCACTTCTGAACTTGAATTACTGAAAAAGATAGAGGAACTTAACGAAAATGACGATATCGACGGTTTTATCGTTCAGCTTCCCTTACCTCCACAGATAGATACACAAAAAGTCTTGTTGGCCGTGGACCCAGATAAGGATGTGGACGGATTCCACCCTATGAATTTCGGTAAAATGGCACTGGATATGAGCACGTTTATTCCGGCTACTCCTTTTGGAATTTTGGAATTATTGGAGCGCTATAATGTGGATACCAAAGGAAAGCATACCGTTGTAATAGGAAGAAGCCATATTGTTGGTCGCCCTATGAGTATCCTTATGGGCCGTAAAGGATGGCCAGGAAATTCCACGGTCACATTGACCCATAGCCACACTAAAAATATTACACAGATAACCTCCCAGGCAGATATTATTATATCAGCCCTTGGTGTGCCCAATTTTTTAAAGGCAGAAATGGTGAAGGACGATGTTGTGGTCATCGACGTGGGAATTACCAGAGTAGCAGATGATACCAAGGAAAAAGGGTATTATATTACTGGGGATGTGGATTTTGAGAACGTTAGCAAAAAGGCATCCTTCATTACCCCCGTTCCGGGTGGGGTAGGACCTATGACCATAGCCATGCTCCTTAAGAACACCTTATTGGCAAGGGAACGTCACAGAGGAAGAAAATAA
- a CDS encoding GNAT family N-acetyltransferase, with translation MVRIVKTDASQSDFKKLVALLDGDLAERDGEDHSFYDQFNKLHLIKYALVAYEKDLPVACGAIKEFEPEVMEIKRMYVTPKKRGEGIATKVLSALENWARELGYQKCVLETGKRQPEAIALYTKNGYQIIPNYGQYAGIENSVCFEKYVSV, from the coding sequence ATGGTTCGCATAGTTAAAACCGATGCCTCGCAGTCCGACTTTAAAAAGCTTGTGGCCCTACTGGATGGGGACTTGGCCGAAAGGGACGGGGAAGATCATTCGTTTTATGATCAATTCAATAAGCTACATCTTATAAAATATGCGCTGGTCGCCTACGAAAAGGATCTTCCCGTGGCCTGTGGGGCCATTAAGGAATTTGAGCCAGAAGTCATGGAAATAAAACGCATGTACGTGACTCCGAAAAAAAGGGGTGAAGGAATCGCTACTAAGGTCTTGTCCGCATTGGAAAATTGGGCACGGGAATTGGGCTACCAAAAATGTGTATTGGAAACAGGAAAAAGACAACCAGAGGCAATAGCCCTCTACACCAAGAATGGATATCAAATCATTCCCAATTATGGACAGTATGCCGGAATTGAAAACAGTGTGTGCTTTGAAAAATACGTGTCAGTCTAA
- a CDS encoding cupin domain-containing protein has translation MKKYTVQKAPFVVPTADGKLIEEHFGRATDGNSQVSIAHMVAPPGWSEPFQTPEFDEYTYVIKGKKQFIIDGEQVILEAGQSIKIEKNTRIQYSNPFDVPCEYIAVCLPAFSMESVNREE, from the coding sequence ATGAAAAAATACACGGTACAAAAAGCCCCTTTTGTGGTCCCCACTGCCGACGGGAAGCTAATAGAAGAGCATTTTGGAAGGGCCACCGATGGCAATTCCCAAGTGAGTATTGCCCATATGGTTGCCCCTCCGGGATGGAGCGAACCTTTCCAAACACCAGAATTTGATGAATACACCTATGTCATCAAGGGAAAGAAACAATTTATCATCGATGGGGAGCAAGTGATCCTGGAAGCCGGACAGTCCATAAAAATTGAAAAAAATACCCGTATTCAATATTCAAATCCTTTTGATGTTCCTTGTGAATACATCGCTGTTTGTCTCCCGGCATTTTCCATGGAAAGCGTAAATCGGGAGGAATAG
- a CDS encoding alpha/beta fold hydrolase, with translation MEKLIYKYLALAYGQYFNALSLVSKRKAAEKAFMLYCTPRKGKVLPHQKEYLDDAKDQIIKAANTNIQTYKWSGTNETVLLLHGWESNVFRWKILIEKLQEENYNIIALDAPGHGNSAGNILNVPLYTECANEVIHNYQPSHIIGHSMGGMTTIYNQYKYPNPGIKKLVSLGSPSELSEMMDHYQNLLSFNDTVLSGLETYIKEQYEIEVQHFSAARFSESIAQKGFIVHDELDQIAPFSAAEKIHGQWKNSSLLKTSGLGHSLHQEEVNQKIIDFLKS, from the coding sequence ATGGAAAAATTGATTTATAAATATTTGGCCCTTGCCTACGGACAGTATTTTAATGCCTTGTCCCTAGTTTCCAAAAGAAAAGCCGCAGAAAAGGCTTTTATGCTTTACTGTACGCCACGAAAAGGCAAGGTTTTGCCCCACCAAAAAGAATATTTGGACGATGCGAAGGACCAAATAATTAAAGCGGCCAATACCAATATTCAGACATACAAATGGTCAGGCACAAACGAAACTGTGCTTTTGCTCCACGGCTGGGAAAGCAATGTCTTCCGATGGAAAATACTGATTGAAAAATTACAGGAGGAAAATTATAACATCATTGCCCTTGATGCCCCCGGGCATGGAAATTCCGCTGGCAATATTTTGAATGTACCACTCTATACCGAGTGTGCCAATGAGGTTATTCACAACTATCAACCTTCCCACATCATCGGGCATTCCATGGGCGGGATGACCACTATATACAACCAGTACAAGTACCCCAATCCCGGGATAAAAAAATTGGTATCCTTAGGCTCCCCTTCGGAACTGTCGGAAATGATGGACCACTACCAAAATTTATTGAGCTTTAACGACACCGTTCTTTCGGGACTGGAAACGTACATAAAAGAGCAATACGAAATAGAAGTACAACACTTTTCTGCGGCCAGATTTTCGGAAAGTATTGCCCAGAAAGGGTTTATCGTTCACGATGAACTTGACCAGATAGCGCCCTTTTCCGCGGCTGAAAAAATCCATGGCCAATGGAAAAACAGTTCTCTTTTAAAAACTTCAGGTCTGGGGCATTCACTTCATCAGGAAGAAGTGAACCAAAAAATTATTGACTTCCTCAAGTCATAA
- a CDS encoding alpha/beta hydrolase-fold protein translates to MKRIFLLIAIIGIASCQSNKETSNPIAINVSFSDAVGSEKMDGRLLLMLADNDQTEPRFQINDGLKAQLIYGKNVDGMAPNDKVVFNGEDFGFPIASMTDIPPGDYYVQALLHKYETFNLSTGQTVKLPMDNGEGQQWKTSPGNIYSKPLKVTITENGIPDINIQMDQIIPPIEEPEDTEWIKHIKLKSEKLSKFWGRDMYLGAHVLLPKGFEEHPEAKYPLMIFHGHFPSDFGGFSTTPPDPNMKPEYSSRFNVEGYNIIQEQEAYDFYKRWNEPDFPRFIIIQIQHPTPYYDDSYAVNSASQGPYGDAITHELIPYIEKNFRGMGEGWSRFLYGGSTGGWEALAVQVKYPDEYNGCFAACPDPIDFRAYCLTNIYEDKNAYYYDSNFKKLEVPAHRDNLGQIQSTLREGNHLELVLGDKSRSGQQWDIWEATYSPQGADGYPVRLWDKMSGDINADVAKYWQENYDLRYIMERDWDKLGDKLKGKIHIYCGDMDNYYLNNAVYLMEDFLESTTDPYYEGEVAYGDRAEHCWNGDPDQPNYISRLRYNTMYVPKIMKRIAESAPKGADLTSWRYK, encoded by the coding sequence ATGAAAAGAATTTTTCTCCTTATTGCCATTATTGGCATCGCATCCTGTCAATCAAACAAGGAAACCTCCAATCCCATTGCCATAAATGTATCCTTCTCTGATGCCGTTGGATCGGAAAAAATGGACGGTAGGTTATTGTTGATGCTGGCGGATAATGACCAAACAGAACCGCGATTTCAAATTAATGATGGTCTCAAGGCCCAACTGATCTATGGAAAAAATGTAGATGGAATGGCACCCAATGATAAAGTAGTCTTCAATGGGGAGGACTTTGGTTTTCCGATTGCGAGTATGACAGATATTCCACCAGGGGATTATTATGTACAAGCACTTTTACACAAGTATGAAACTTTCAATTTGTCCACGGGGCAGACCGTAAAATTGCCAATGGACAATGGGGAAGGCCAGCAATGGAAAACATCTCCGGGCAATATTTATAGCAAGCCCTTAAAGGTTACCATCACCGAAAATGGGATTCCGGATATAAATATTCAAATGGACCAGATCATTCCTCCAATAGAAGAGCCAGAGGACACGGAATGGATAAAGCACATCAAATTAAAATCCGAGAAACTCTCCAAATTTTGGGGGAGAGACATGTACTTGGGAGCCCATGTATTGTTGCCCAAAGGATTTGAAGAGCACCCAGAAGCCAAGTATCCGTTGATGATATTCCACGGGCACTTTCCGAGTGATTTTGGTGGATTTAGTACTACGCCCCCAGATCCCAATATGAAGCCGGAATATTCCTCACGTTTCAATGTTGAAGGGTATAATATAATTCAGGAACAGGAAGCATATGACTTCTATAAGCGTTGGAACGAACCAGATTTCCCTAGGTTCATTATCATCCAAATTCAGCACCCCACACCGTATTATGACGACTCCTATGCGGTCAACTCAGCCAGCCAAGGCCCTTACGGGGATGCTATTACCCATGAGCTTATCCCGTATATTGAAAAGAATTTTAGGGGCATGGGCGAAGGCTGGTCCCGTTTTCTCTATGGCGGTTCTACGGGAGGTTGGGAGGCCTTGGCTGTACAAGTGAAGTATCCTGATGAATACAACGGTTGTTTTGCGGCGTGTCCGGACCCTATTGATTTTAGGGCCTATTGCCTAACCAATATCTATGAGGATAAAAATGCCTATTACTATGACAGCAACTTTAAAAAATTAGAGGTACCTGCCCATCGCGATAACCTAGGCCAAATACAATCTACCTTGCGGGAAGGGAATCACTTGGAGCTGGTGTTAGGGGATAAGTCAAGGTCTGGACAGCAATGGGATATTTGGGAGGCAACGTATTCTCCACAAGGGGCAGATGGATACCCAGTTCGCTTATGGGATAAAATGAGTGGGGATATTAATGCAGATGTGGCTAAATACTGGCAGGAAAACTATGACCTTCGATATATTATGGAACGCGATTGGGACAAATTGGGAGATAAATTGAAGGGAAAAATACATATCTATTGTGGTGATATGGACAATTACTATTTGAACAATGCCGTGTATCTGATGGAGGACTTTTTAGAAAGTACCACAGATCCTTATTATGAGGGGGAAGTAGCTTATGGAGATAGGGCGGAGCATTGTTGGAATGGGGACCCGGACCAGCCCAATTACATTAGTCGACTGCGGTACAATACCATGTATGTGCCCAAAATCATGAAACGTATTGCTGAGAGCGCTCCTAAAGGTGCTGATCTGACCAGCTGGCGTTATAAATAA
- the ffh gene encoding signal recognition particle protein — MFDNLSEKLDKALHVLKGHGQITEINVAETLKEVRRALLDADVNFKIAKEFTNTVKEKALGQNVLTSLQPGQLMVKLVKDELIELMGGETEGIDLSGNPSIILMSGLQGSGKTTFSGKLANFLKTKKSKNPLLVACDVYRPAAIDQLHVVGDQLEIEVYSDKGNNDPVAIAKAGIAHAKANGHNVVIIDTAGRLAVDEAMMKEISNIHKAIEPQETLFVVDAMTGQDAVNTAKAFNDILNFDGVILTKLDGDTRGGAAISIKSVVDKPIKFIGTGEKMDAIDVFHPSRMADRILGMGDVVSLVERAQEQFDEEEARKIQKKIAKNTFGFDDFLSQIQQIKKMGSLKDLMGMIPGAGKALKGLDIDDDAFKHIEAIIHSMTPDERANPAVLNASRKVRVAKGSGRTVQEVNQLLKQFNQMSKMMKMMQGGGGKKMMQMMGAMKGMK; from the coding sequence ATGTTTGATAATTTAAGCGAAAAGTTAGATAAGGCATTACACGTCCTCAAAGGGCATGGACAGATAACGGAAATAAATGTTGCTGAAACCCTTAAAGAGGTTAGAAGGGCTTTGTTGGACGCAGATGTCAATTTTAAGATTGCAAAAGAATTTACCAATACGGTCAAGGAAAAGGCGTTGGGCCAAAATGTACTGACTTCCCTTCAGCCAGGGCAGTTGATGGTGAAATTGGTAAAGGATGAGTTGATAGAGCTCATGGGTGGTGAAACAGAGGGCATAGACCTTTCTGGGAACCCTTCCATTATTTTAATGTCGGGTCTACAAGGTTCTGGTAAGACTACATTTTCTGGAAAACTCGCCAATTTCTTAAAGACCAAAAAATCAAAAAATCCTTTGTTGGTTGCCTGTGATGTTTACCGTCCTGCGGCGATAGACCAGTTACACGTTGTTGGGGACCAATTGGAAATTGAGGTATACTCGGATAAAGGTAATAATGATCCCGTGGCGATTGCCAAGGCTGGTATCGCCCACGCGAAGGCCAACGGACACAATGTGGTCATCATAGATACCGCTGGTCGTTTGGCAGTGGATGAGGCCATGATGAAGGAAATCTCCAACATCCATAAGGCCATTGAACCTCAAGAAACCCTTTTTGTTGTAGATGCCATGACCGGTCAGGACGCAGTGAATACTGCCAAGGCCTTTAATGACATCCTTAATTTTGATGGGGTAATCCTTACCAAATTGGATGGTGATACCCGTGGTGGTGCCGCTATTTCTATAAAATCGGTGGTAGATAAGCCTATTAAATTTATTGGAACAGGAGAAAAAATGGATGCCATTGATGTATTCCATCCTTCCCGAATGGCAGATCGTATCCTAGGGATGGGAGATGTTGTTTCATTGGTAGAGCGAGCACAAGAGCAATTCGATGAAGAGGAAGCACGAAAGATCCAAAAGAAAATTGCCAAGAACACCTTTGGTTTTGATGACTTCTTGAGTCAGATTCAGCAAATAAAAAAGATGGGTAGCCTAAAGGACCTGATGGGGATGATCCCTGGAGCCGGCAAGGCCCTTAAAGGGTTGGATATAGATGATGATGCCTTCAAACATATTGAGGCCATCATACATTCTATGACCCCCGATGAACGTGCCAATCCTGCCGTATTGAACGCTAGCAGAAAAGTACGTGTAGCCAAAGGGAGTGGGAGAACGGTACAGGAGGTGAACCAATTATTGAAACAGTTCAACCAAATGAGCAAGATGATGAAGATGATGCAAGGCGGTGGCGGTAAAAAGATGATGCAAATGATGGGTGCCATGAAGGGGATGAAGTAA
- a CDS encoding helicase HerA-like domain-containing protein, which produces MSTKDEFFAHIEEGYTTKGDFITMGSAILDGETVTNAFVKIPLKTLNRHGLIAGATGTGKTKTLQVIAENLSDKGIPVLLMDLKGDLSGLAQPSPGHPKIDERHAKIGIPFEAKGFPVEILSLSEQGGVKLRATVSEFGPVLLSRILDLSETQEGIVAVVFKYCDDNKMPLLDLKDFKKVLQYATGEGKKEFQDSYGRISTSSTGTILRKIIELEQQGAELFFGEKSFDVEDLVRINEDGRGYINILRLTDIQDRPKLFSTFMLSLLAEIYSTFPEQGDSDRPELILFIDEAHLIFKEASKALMDQIESIVKLIRSKGIGLYFVTQNPTDVPDDVLAQLGLKVQHALRAFTAKDRKAIKLTAENYPDSDFYDTKEVLTSLGIGEALISALDEKGRPTPLAATMLRAPMSRMDVLTDSELKSIVDNSKLVKKYNDIVDRESAYEILNEKIEKAEIAAEKAKEKEEKETVSRRSTRRRTSTRQNPVIKVLTSATFIRGVLGVLKKVMR; this is translated from the coding sequence ATGAGTACCAAAGACGAATTCTTTGCTCACATTGAAGAAGGATACACCACCAAAGGTGACTTTATCACCATGGGTTCTGCCATTTTGGATGGGGAAACCGTAACCAACGCTTTTGTAAAGATCCCACTAAAAACCTTGAACAGGCATGGCCTTATTGCCGGAGCAACAGGAACTGGAAAAACAAAGACCTTACAGGTTATAGCAGAAAATTTATCGGACAAAGGTATTCCGGTACTCTTAATGGACCTGAAAGGAGATTTGAGTGGACTTGCACAGCCCAGCCCAGGACACCCAAAAATTGATGAGCGCCATGCTAAAATTGGGATCCCTTTCGAAGCCAAAGGTTTTCCTGTGGAAATCCTTTCTCTTTCAGAACAGGGAGGGGTAAAACTGAGGGCAACGGTTTCCGAATTTGGGCCTGTCCTCCTATCCAGGATCTTGGACCTATCAGAAACCCAAGAAGGTATCGTGGCCGTGGTATTTAAATATTGTGACGATAACAAAATGCCCTTGTTAGATTTAAAGGACTTCAAAAAAGTTTTACAATACGCGACAGGGGAAGGCAAAAAAGAATTCCAGGACAGCTATGGAAGGATTTCCACCAGCTCTACTGGGACCATCCTACGGAAGATCATTGAATTGGAGCAACAAGGTGCCGAATTGTTTTTTGGGGAAAAATCCTTTGATGTAGAGGACCTTGTACGCATCAATGAAGATGGCAGGGGTTATATCAATATCCTACGCCTTACGGATATCCAAGACCGACCAAAATTGTTCTCCACTTTTATGTTGAGTCTTTTGGCCGAAATATATTCAACCTTTCCTGAGCAAGGGGACAGTGATAGGCCAGAATTGATTCTGTTTATTGATGAGGCCCATTTAATTTTCAAAGAAGCGTCAAAAGCGCTGATGGACCAGATTGAAAGTATTGTGAAATTGATACGTTCCAAGGGAATTGGTCTCTATTTTGTGACCCAAAACCCAACCGATGTGCCCGATGATGTCTTGGCACAGTTGGGACTTAAAGTACAGCATGCCTTGAGGGCCTTCACTGCCAAAGACAGAAAGGCAATTAAATTGACTGCCGAAAACTATCCCGATTCTGACTTTTATGACACCAAGGAAGTATTGACCTCTTTGGGTATTGGAGAGGCTTTGATTTCTGCCTTGGATGAAAAAGGAAGACCTACGCCCTTGGCCGCAACCATGTTACGGGCACCAATGAGCCGTATGGACGTGCTTACGGATAGTGAGCTCAAATCTATCGTAGACAATTCCAAATTGGTGAAAAAATACAACGATATTGTAGACCGCGAAAGTGCCTATGAAATACTGAACGAGAAAATCGAAAAGGCTGAAATAGCAGCTGAAAAGGCAAAAGAAAAAGAAGAAAAAGAAACTGTTAGCAGAAGATCTACCAGAAGAAGAACAAGCACAAGACAAAACCCTGTAATTAAAGTTCTCACCAGTGCTACATTTATAAGAGGCGTTTTGGGAGTGCTAAAAAAAGTAATGCGTTAA
- a CDS encoding Rid family detoxifying hydrolase, whose product MKNSLYLLIALTLFSVTTLNAQEESTLVFHASHEEKRQSAPYSDAVAVGKMYFLTGQIGMDHSTRTLVTGGIKAETEQVIKNIAAVLEHHGMNLDRVVKCTVILSTIEDFAAFNEVYTQYFTKKPARTTFAASGLAANAKIEIEVVAVKE is encoded by the coding sequence ATGAAAAATAGTTTATATCTACTTATTGCCTTGACATTGTTCTCAGTAACAACACTAAATGCCCAAGAGGAATCTACCCTTGTTTTCCATGCATCACATGAAGAGAAAAGGCAATCTGCCCCTTATAGTGATGCCGTAGCTGTGGGCAAGATGTACTTTTTGACCGGTCAGATAGGAATGGATCATAGCACAAGGACTTTGGTTACAGGAGGTATCAAGGCCGAAACGGAGCAGGTCATTAAAAATATTGCTGCAGTTTTGGAACACCATGGAATGAATTTGGACCGAGTGGTAAAATGTACGGTGATCCTGAGTACTATTGAGGATTTTGCTGCCTTTAATGAGGTTTATACCCAATACTTTACCAAAAAACCCGCTCGGACCACCTTTGCCGCCAGTGGGCTGGCCGCCAATGCCAAAATTGAAATAGAGGTAGTAGCTGTTAAAGAATAA